One stretch of Nitrospinota bacterium DNA includes these proteins:
- a CDS encoding amidohydrolase family protein — translation MLDYVIRNSTLFGLDNGGSAKTDLGIKEGIIAKTGKIDEEAKIEIDGEGLYTLPGFVDVHSHSDYYLLFDPEAQGKIMQGVTTEIGGNCGYSSAPIDGEILKIRRESYKEQFGLDLNWKTFDEYWQRLAEKGSSVNYVGLVGYNTLRASVVGTQNVKVTKEHIAEMKRRLKESLDQGAAGMSIGLVYPPACFSTVEEVAEVTSVLKDSGKIFATHIRSEGQTLVESIEEAIEIARRSGARLQISHLKTAGKDNWHKLDKVFELIEKAKS, via the coding sequence ATGCTTGATTATGTAATCAGGAACTCCACCCTCTTCGGCCTAGATAACGGCGGCTCTGCCAAGACAGACCTCGGCATTAAAGAAGGTATCATTGCCAAAACCGGAAAAATTGACGAAGAAGCAAAGATTGAAATAGACGGAGAGGGGCTTTACACTCTCCCCGGTTTCGTTGACGTCCACTCACATTCCGACTACTACCTCCTGTTCGATCCCGAAGCGCAGGGGAAGATAATGCAGGGGGTAACAACGGAGATAGGGGGAAACTGCGGCTACTCCTCCGCTCCGATAGATGGCGAGATACTGAAAATAAGACGCGAATCGTACAAGGAGCAGTTCGGCCTCGACCTGAACTGGAAAACATTCGATGAATACTGGCAAAGGCTCGCCGAAAAAGGTTCGTCGGTGAACTACGTCGGCTTGGTCGGATATAACACGCTTAGAGCCTCTGTTGTCGGCACGCAGAACGTAAAAGTCACCAAAGAGCATATCGCGGAGATGAAAAGGAGGCTGAAAGAAAGCCTCGACCAGGGGGCGGCAGGTATGAGCATCGGTCTCGTATACCCTCCAGCCTGCTTCTCCACCGTTGAGGAGGTTGCAGAGGTAACCTCCGTACTCAAGGATAGCGGGAAGATCTTCGCCACGCATATCCGCTCGGAGGGTCAAACGCTTGTTGAATCGATAGAAGAGGCGATCGAGATTGCCAGAAGATCGGGGGCGAGGCTTCAGATATCCCACCTCAAAACGGCGGGGAAGGACAACTGGCACAAGCTCGACAAGGTTTTTGAGCTGATCGAAAAAGCCAAGAGC
- a CDS encoding transglycosylase SLT domain-containing protein, whose amino-acid sequence MDKDVRGNALLIIAIIVPFLFTSKPAYATTPNPFGNVIKYFDIEDYPSALAELDNIHTFIRSQDAANVAYLRGHAYSKLNNNIEAERHFRKAGKNDLVGDYALFNIAQMLLDREDYEELVNIADRFLAEFPFSPLYSRMVIYKAKGLVKRGNVKDAMVLIKNHLSQGPDQTEDALWEYAQYLEITGDSEDAYRTYQKIYYMFPHSPISQTAFKQTARMQKEYPGGFPTASYRLKYRRVQVLMRNGMFKDAEDYLLRLIRDRGTTYEERSELMLKLAICLKRLGKIDRSITQYNKIINLRPVTKESPQAMYHLSRLLWNQGKDMQAHHILSEMIREYPNHPHTALAYYISARIEEKEKKYDSAIKNFNLAVKNFPRTEIAEDCLWHLGWLYYKLGQHEDADKTFLRYVYSYPYSDELSKVYYWLGRNQEKMGKSGENYYATLKKKFPFSYYTHSASSGYAKPVYAQASLAHPDGFKLRELVQKELDDSFSKMKYKPKLDARQKWYLNAAQNWGKLGFPKHGQKLVNRIAVNLEETTENNIWLSYVYFSIDDYPSVLRQFWKLWGDNEKAAKARGLVTMLMFPLSHWETILNEADRNGIDPFLILSIIRQESSFNTRSISPANARGLMQIIPATGKRISRALSIENFKAETLHDPDTNIKMGAFYLAFLLKDSDGDIIPAIASYNAGKSKVTEWFKRYSYDDIEEFIEQIPYPETRGYVKQVLRNYGIYRSIYEQHFGADRLSAR is encoded by the coding sequence ATGGATAAAGATGTAAGGGGGAACGCTCTTTTAATAATTGCCATCATTGTACCTTTTTTATTCACCAGTAAACCTGCATACGCCACCACGCCCAACCCTTTTGGGAATGTAATAAAATATTTCGACATTGAAGATTATCCCTCTGCTCTTGCGGAACTCGACAATATCCACACGTTTATCAGAAGCCAGGACGCTGCGAACGTTGCCTACCTGAGAGGGCATGCCTACTCCAAACTGAATAACAATATCGAAGCGGAAAGGCATTTCCGAAAGGCGGGTAAAAACGACCTGGTGGGTGATTACGCGCTATTCAATATCGCACAGATGTTGCTAGACAGGGAGGATTATGAAGAGCTGGTAAATATCGCCGACAGATTTCTGGCTGAGTTCCCCTTCTCCCCCCTCTACTCAAGGATGGTCATTTACAAGGCAAAAGGCTTGGTAAAACGCGGCAACGTGAAGGATGCGATGGTTCTTATAAAGAATCATTTAAGCCAGGGACCCGACCAGACCGAGGACGCCCTTTGGGAATATGCCCAATATCTCGAAATAACCGGCGACTCTGAAGATGCGTACAGAACGTACCAGAAGATCTACTACATGTTTCCTCATTCGCCTATCTCACAAACGGCATTCAAGCAGACCGCCAGAATGCAAAAAGAGTATCCCGGCGGTTTCCCAACGGCAAGTTACAGGCTGAAGTACAGAAGGGTCCAGGTACTTATGAGGAACGGCATGTTCAAGGACGCCGAGGACTATCTATTGAGGCTGATACGTGACCGGGGAACCACATATGAAGAGCGTTCGGAGCTTATGTTAAAACTGGCGATCTGCCTCAAGCGGCTTGGCAAGATCGACAGGTCCATAACTCAGTACAATAAGATCATTAATCTCCGCCCGGTAACAAAAGAGAGCCCGCAGGCGATGTATCATCTATCGCGACTCCTCTGGAACCAGGGGAAAGATATGCAGGCGCATCACATTCTGTCCGAGATGATAAGGGAGTATCCAAACCATCCCCATACAGCTCTGGCCTACTACATATCCGCGAGGATCGAAGAGAAGGAGAAAAAGTACGACTCCGCCATCAAAAACTTCAATCTTGCCGTGAAGAATTTCCCGCGGACTGAAATCGCAGAAGACTGCCTGTGGCACCTCGGCTGGCTCTACTACAAACTTGGACAGCATGAGGACGCGGATAAAACATTTTTGCGGTATGTCTACTCCTATCCATATTCGGACGAACTGTCGAAGGTCTACTATTGGCTTGGCCGAAACCAGGAAAAGATGGGAAAGAGCGGCGAAAATTATTACGCGACACTTAAAAAGAAATTCCCATTCTCCTACTACACTCATTCCGCTTCATCCGGATATGCAAAACCTGTTTACGCCCAGGCGTCGCTTGCTCACCCGGACGGTTTCAAGCTGAGAGAACTGGTTCAGAAGGAGCTTGACGACTCCTTTTCCAAAATGAAATATAAACCGAAGCTCGACGCCCGCCAGAAATGGTATCTGAATGCCGCCCAGAACTGGGGAAAACTTGGATTTCCCAAGCATGGACAAAAACTTGTCAACCGGATCGCGGTTAACCTGGAAGAAACCACCGAAAACAACATCTGGCTCAGCTATGTATACTTCAGCATAGACGACTACCCCTCCGTACTGAGACAGTTCTGGAAACTCTGGGGCGACAACGAGAAAGCGGCTAAAGCGCGCGGACTGGTCACCATGCTGATGTTCCCCCTCTCGCATTGGGAAACGATCCTCAATGAAGCGGACAGAAACGGGATCGATCCCTTTCTTATTCTCTCGATAATAAGGCAGGAGAGCAGTTTCAATACAAGATCGATCTCCCCTGCCAACGCGCGCGGCCTCATGCAGATAATCCCCGCTACCGGAAAAAGGATCTCCAGAGCGCTTAGCATCGAGAATTTCAAGGCAGAAACGCTTCATGACCCCGATACAAACATCAAGATGGGCGCTTTCTACCTCGCCTTCCTCCTGAAGGATTCCGACGGCGATATCATACCGGCAATCGCCTCCTACAACGCGGGAAAAAGCAAGGTTACCGAATGGTTCAAAAGGTACTCCTACGACGATATCGAGGAGTTCATCGAACAGATACCGTATCCCGAAACAAGGGGGTATGTGAAACAGGTACTGCGGAACTACGGAATTTACAGAAGCATATATGAACAGCACTTCGGCGCCGACAGGCTCTCCGCCAGATAA
- the miaA gene encoding tRNA (adenosine(37)-N6)-dimethylallyltransferase MiaA, which yields MPETPRRKIIVIAGPTGVGKSETAVRVAERISGEIVSADSVQIYRYFDIGSGKPVREFRERVPHHLIDILEPDAEYSLWNFREDAQRIIEEIFSRGNVPILTGGTGLYIRSVLQNLEGGAAKNPELRDSLLQNMKEEGTEALYQWLIRLDPKRASKIHPNDTHRIIRGIENALLPKENNGETREAPMYDADYFVLCGPREKVYDRINRRVEDMIAGGWIEETAGIFNKGFSKGCKPFQSVGYKQIVKHIDGELPLERLTSEIQQETRRYAKRQITWFNQVKGSVWIDSVSSGNHSEEISDFISNCYRGL from the coding sequence ATGCCTGAAACCCCCAGACGAAAAATAATCGTCATTGCAGGACCGACTGGCGTCGGAAAAAGCGAAACCGCCGTGAGGGTTGCCGAGAGGATCTCTGGGGAGATAGTCAGCGCTGACTCGGTGCAGATATACCGGTATTTCGACATCGGCTCCGGCAAGCCGGTCAGGGAGTTTCGCGAACGAGTTCCGCACCATCTTATAGACATCCTGGAGCCTGACGCCGAATACTCCCTCTGGAACTTCAGGGAGGATGCCCAGAGGATCATTGAGGAAATATTTTCGCGCGGAAACGTACCGATACTGACCGGCGGCACCGGGCTATACATAAGATCGGTTCTGCAGAATCTCGAAGGGGGTGCGGCCAAAAACCCGGAACTGCGGGATTCGCTCCTGCAAAACATGAAAGAAGAAGGGACAGAGGCGCTCTACCAGTGGCTGATACGTCTCGACCCGAAAAGAGCCTCAAAAATACACCCAAACGATACGCACCGCATCATCAGGGGAATCGAGAACGCTCTCCTACCAAAGGAAAATAACGGCGAAACCAGAGAAGCCCCCATGTACGACGCCGATTATTTCGTCCTCTGTGGGCCTAGAGAAAAGGTATATGACCGTATAAACAGGAGGGTTGAGGATATGATCGCTGGCGGATGGATTGAGGAGACCGCCGGAATATTCAATAAAGGCTTTTCAAAGGGGTGCAAACCGTTCCAGAGCGTTGGATATAAGCAGATAGTGAAACATATTGACGGGGAACTCCCCCTTGAGCGGCTCACATCCGAAATTCAGCAGGAGACAAGGCGCTACGCCAAGCGCCAGATAACATGGTTCAACCAGGTAAAGGGATCCGTTTGGATAGACAGCGTCTCATCCGGCAATCATTCCGAAGAGATATCGGATTTTATTTCAAATTGTTACAGGGGGCTTTAG